The following proteins come from a genomic window of Natronosalvus vescus:
- a CDS encoding dipeptidase: MDDPATATTDPDSTDSILDLTPAEERRATRLHDDSIVVDACVPTTAYLDTAEYRDHLQRGGVTAAGITAASRVSFPEATRKVERIRSLVAEHDDLFTVAETATDVRAAKDARKTAIVIAFQDTMPIIPMDRMILEGGFEYLRAFDRLGVRVIQLTYNSLNYVGAGCCERVDPGLSHFGRRLIDELDHLGMVVDLSHCGDRTTMEAIEYADDPVVCTHAGARALSNVERNKTDEQIEAIGKNGGVVGVSVFPPTVKTDPDNYAVQEATIHDVLDHVDHVADVAGVEHVAFGSDMSDQSLDSGTTPPYAAYRNFRPDFPEVYGRGPIDHYEPFPHGLHRHTELPNLTRGLVERGYTDEEIRGILGENFLRVLEQVQ; encoded by the coding sequence ATGGACGATCCAGCGACCGCCACCACCGACCCCGATAGCACCGACTCGATACTCGATCTCACACCGGCGGAAGAGCGACGGGCGACGCGCCTCCACGACGACTCGATCGTCGTCGATGCCTGCGTCCCGACGACGGCGTACCTGGACACGGCTGAGTACCGCGATCACCTGCAACGCGGCGGCGTCACCGCCGCGGGGATCACCGCCGCAAGTCGCGTCTCCTTCCCCGAAGCGACGCGCAAGGTCGAGCGGATCCGATCGCTCGTCGCCGAACACGACGACCTGTTCACGGTCGCCGAGACGGCGACAGACGTCCGGGCGGCCAAGGACGCGAGGAAGACTGCGATCGTCATCGCCTTCCAGGATACGATGCCGATCATCCCGATGGATCGGATGATCCTCGAGGGCGGGTTCGAGTATCTCCGAGCGTTCGATCGACTCGGCGTGCGCGTGATCCAGTTGACGTACAACTCGCTCAACTACGTCGGCGCCGGGTGCTGTGAGCGGGTTGACCCCGGCCTGTCACACTTCGGTCGGCGCCTGATCGACGAACTGGATCACCTCGGAATGGTCGTCGACCTCTCACACTGCGGCGACCGGACGACGATGGAAGCGATCGAGTACGCGGACGATCCGGTCGTCTGCACCCACGCGGGCGCTCGAGCACTGAGCAACGTCGAACGAAACAAGACCGACGAACAGATCGAAGCGATCGGGAAAAACGGCGGGGTCGTCGGCGTCAGCGTCTTCCCGCCGACGGTCAAGACCGATCCGGACAATTACGCGGTACAGGAGGCGACGATCCACGACGTCCTCGATCACGTCGATCACGTCGCCGACGTCGCCGGGGTCGAGCACGTAGCGTTCGGGAGCGACATGAGTGATCAATCCCTGGACAGCGGAACGACACCGCCGTACGCCGCCTACCGAAACTTCCGACCGGATTTCCCCGAAGTCTACGGTCGCGGGCCGATCGATCACTACGAACCGTTCCCCCACGGCCTTCACCGCCACACCGAACTGCCGAACCTGACCCGCGGGCTGGTCGAGCGGGGCTACACCGACGAGGAGATTCGGGGCATACTCGGCGAGAACTTCCTGCGGGTACTCGAGCAGGTTCAGTGA
- a CDS encoding ABC transporter ATP-binding protein has product MATTETTGDRLHQGSDTILEMRGTTVQFGMDRGVSRVLDDVSMDIERDEILGIVGESGSGKSMFASALLDAVAPPGELSGEITYYPRDGDPVDVLNLTDEELRLLRWEDISMVFQGAMSSWNPTMKVGDHFLETLRAHNFEAEAGMDRAHQLLSDLYLDPERVLTSYPHELSGGMKQRALIALSLVLEPEVLVMDEPTAALDLLMQRSILKLLQEVQAKYDITLIFITHDLPLVAELADRLAVMYAFEFAEVGPTDEILEEATHPYTRALLNSTPNLSTSVEAMQPIDGSSPDPVDTPEGCSYHPRCSLATEECRDSPPEFRETGPSHHAACYHWEQAAEEIPFTREVPDEIPSADDESVTGAAARRNDDAEPVLSLEDVEVHFEINKGMLNFWRESETVRAVDGISLDIPENESIALIGESGCGKTTMGKTAIGLQRPTGGSVSYRGQNIWDARDGKGKIDIAWRNIRRSLQIIHQDPGSSLNPNKRVMHLLEIPLKKWKRDLNHQDRRARILGMLEHVGMSPPEDYANRFPHQLSGGEKQRVALIRALLMNPDIILADESISALDVSLRIEMMNLFLELQEEFNTSFLFISHDLSNARYLTEKSDGLIGIMYLGELVEIGPAKQIINDPRHPYTKALRWATPDLLPDDGDEEMPMTKIDIPDPKNPPSGCRFHTRCPVAREACTNESPEPMEVTPGQRVACFREDDTHEYWQSEPIAEEAAFDTAAAETTGDD; this is encoded by the coding sequence ATGGCCACGACAGAAACTACGGGCGATCGTCTTCATCAGGGCAGCGATACCATCCTCGAGATGCGCGGAACGACGGTTCAATTCGGCATGGATCGTGGCGTGTCCCGCGTTCTCGACGACGTGAGTATGGACATCGAACGGGACGAAATCCTCGGTATCGTCGGGGAGTCGGGTTCCGGCAAATCGATGTTCGCCTCGGCCCTCCTCGACGCGGTCGCTCCACCGGGGGAACTCAGCGGCGAGATCACCTATTATCCGAGGGATGGAGACCCCGTGGACGTCCTCAATCTCACCGACGAGGAGCTTCGCCTGCTTCGATGGGAGGATATCTCGATGGTCTTCCAGGGGGCGATGAGTTCCTGGAACCCAACGATGAAGGTCGGTGACCACTTCCTCGAAACGCTACGGGCTCACAACTTCGAGGCCGAGGCGGGAATGGATCGTGCTCATCAACTCCTCTCCGACCTGTATCTCGACCCCGAGCGCGTGCTCACGTCGTACCCTCACGAGTTGAGCGGCGGGATGAAACAGCGGGCACTCATCGCCCTGAGTCTGGTGCTCGAACCGGAGGTGCTGGTGATGGACGAGCCGACGGCCGCACTCGACTTGCTCATGCAGCGGTCGATCCTGAAACTCCTCCAGGAGGTGCAGGCGAAGTACGACATCACGCTCATCTTTATCACCCACGACCTGCCGCTGGTCGCAGAACTCGCCGACCGGCTGGCAGTCATGTACGCGTTCGAATTCGCCGAGGTGGGGCCGACCGATGAGATCCTCGAGGAAGCGACCCACCCGTACACGCGGGCGCTGTTGAACTCGACGCCGAACCTCTCGACGAGCGTCGAGGCGATGCAACCGATCGACGGCTCGAGCCCCGACCCCGTCGATACGCCCGAGGGTTGCTCGTACCATCCACGATGCTCGCTGGCGACCGAAGAGTGTCGGGACTCGCCACCTGAGTTTCGCGAGACCGGCCCATCCCACCACGCCGCGTGTTATCACTGGGAGCAGGCGGCCGAGGAGATACCGTTTACGCGGGAAGTTCCCGACGAGATACCGTCGGCGGACGACGAATCTGTGACTGGGGCAGCGGCCAGGCGAAACGACGATGCGGAACCGGTACTCTCGCTCGAGGACGTCGAAGTCCACTTCGAGATCAACAAGGGTATGCTCAATTTCTGGCGCGAGTCGGAGACGGTTCGTGCGGTCGACGGCATCTCCCTCGACATACCCGAAAACGAATCGATCGCGCTCATCGGGGAGTCGGGCTGTGGGAAGACGACCATGGGGAAGACGGCCATCGGGCTTCAGCGGCCGACCGGTGGCTCGGTCAGCTACCGCGGTCAGAACATCTGGGACGCACGAGATGGGAAGGGGAAGATCGACATTGCCTGGCGGAACATTCGACGATCGCTCCAGATCATCCACCAGGATCCCGGTAGTTCGCTCAACCCGAACAAACGGGTGATGCACCTCCTCGAGATCCCGCTGAAGAAGTGGAAGCGCGATCTCAATCACCAGGATCGACGCGCGCGCATCCTGGGGATGCTCGAACACGTCGGGATGAGTCCGCCGGAGGACTACGCGAACCGGTTCCCTCACCAGCTCTCCGGTGGGGAGAAACAGCGCGTCGCCCTGATTCGGGCGCTGTTGATGAACCCGGACATTATCCTCGCTGATGAGTCGATCAGCGCGCTCGACGTCTCGTTGCGCATCGAGATGATGAACCTCTTCCTCGAGCTCCAGGAGGAGTTCAACACGTCGTTCCTGTTCATCTCTCACGACCTCTCGAACGCCCGGTATCTGACGGAGAAGTCGGACGGCCTCATCGGGATCATGTACCTCGGCGAACTCGTCGAGATCGGGCCGGCCAAGCAGATCATCAACGATCCCCGCCACCCGTACACGAAAGCCCTTCGCTGGGCCACGCCCGACTTGCTTCCGGACGACGGGGACGAGGAGATGCCGATGACGAAAATCGACATTCCGGATCCGAAGAATCCGCCATCGGGTTGCCGGTTCCACACACGGTGTCCAGTTGCCAGGGAAGCGTGTACAAACGAGTCACCTGAGCCGATGGAGGTAACGCCTGGACAGCGTGTCGCCTGTTTCCGCGAGGACGACACACACGAGTACTGGCAGAGCGAACCGATCGCAGAGGAGGCCGCCTTCGACACCGCGGCCGCGGAAACGACGGGCGACGACTGA
- a CDS encoding HpcH/HpaI aldolase family protein — translation MEPRQSFAELVNRPETAMGTNLKSGSPVMAEALGYSDLDFLLIDRQHGSPLMEGLEEVVRAADLQDVPVVVRTPKDDTSMITYLLDTGVRGIMLPMVEDVETVREASAHMRYKDGRSLGSYTRAARFGNVPKPRYAEYVNEELALLPMIETTAGLDIVDELSSMPEVTALVIGPGDLAWSLDVPYDSPEHHDALDEIFEVAAANDCPVGTFAPAVSHVEQFRERAAYLIHSSDVSITMGHFDDLS, via the coding sequence ATGGAACCGAGACAATCCTTCGCGGAGCTAGTGAACCGTCCAGAAACCGCCATGGGAACGAATCTGAAGAGTGGCTCACCGGTCATGGCCGAGGCGCTCGGCTACAGCGACCTCGATTTCTTGCTCATCGACCGCCAGCACGGCTCGCCGCTGATGGAGGGGCTCGAGGAGGTCGTCCGCGCCGCGGATCTACAGGACGTTCCCGTCGTCGTTCGAACGCCCAAAGACGACACGAGCATGATCACGTACCTGCTCGACACCGGCGTTCGCGGCATCATGCTCCCGATGGTCGAGGACGTGGAGACGGTACGGGAGGCGAGCGCGCACATGCGTTATAAGGACGGGCGAAGCCTCGGCTCGTACACGCGAGCGGCCCGGTTCGGCAACGTGCCGAAACCGCGGTACGCGGAGTACGTCAACGAGGAACTGGCGCTCCTGCCGATGATCGAGACGACGGCTGGACTCGACATCGTCGACGAACTCTCGAGCATGCCCGAGGTCACGGCGCTCGTGATCGGCCCTGGCGACCTCGCGTGGTCGCTCGACGTCCCCTACGACAGCCCGGAACACCACGATGCGCTCGACGAAATCTTCGAGGTCGCAGCGGCCAACGACTGCCCAGTCGGCACGTTCGCGCCCGCAGTGTCCCACGTCGAGCAGTTCCGCGAGCGGGCGGCCTATCTGATCCACAGCTCGGACGTCTCGATCACCATGGGGCACTTCGACGACCTGTCGTAA